The Solicola gregarius DNA window TTCCTCACCCGGAGCGACTACGGCATCGACCTGGTGATCCACCCGCAGTTCGTCGTACGCCGCGACATCACCGGTGCGCTCACCGAGGTCGAGGTCGACACCGACGAGCTGGAGGAGATCGACGACTCCGACCCGACCCGGATGCGCGAGTCGTGGATGCACCTCGAGCTCGACGAGATCTCCGACCCGGGTGCGATGGAGCTCATCGAGGAGGGCCTGCAGCGGACGCTGCGCGACGTCGCGGAGATCGTCGAGGACTGGCAGAAGATGGAGTCCCGCGCACGCCAGATCGTCGACGGGTTCGAAACGTCGCGGCCCCCGATCGAGCAGGCCGAGGTGGCGCAGGCGGCACAGCTGCTGAGCTGGCTTGCCGACGGGCACTTCACGTTCATGGGCTATCGCGAGTACGACCTCGTGCAGGTCGACGGCGTCGACGGGCTGCGGCCGGTCGCGGGCAGCGGGCTGGGCATCCTGCGGTCCGACACCGACGCGCTCGGCGGCGTCAAGGAGCTGCCCGAGGCCGCGGCGGCGAAGGCGCGCGACAAGACCCTGCTGATCATCACCAAGGCCAACTCCCGTTCCACGGTGCACCGGCCGGTCTATCTCGACTACATCGGCGTGAAGACGTTCGACAAGGCGGGCGCCGTCATCGGCGAGCGCCGCTTCCTCGGGCTGTTCACGTCGTCGGCGTACACCGAGAGCGTGACCCGGGTGCCCGTGCTCAAGGACAAGGTGAAGGGCGTCCTGAAGCGGCTCGGGTTCGACACCGCGAGCCACAGCGGCAAGGCCCTGATCGACCTGCTGGAGACGTACCCACGCGACGAGCTGTTCCAGACGCCGCTCGACGACCTCGTGCCGATCGCGAATGCCGTACTCCACCTGCAGGAGCGTCGCCAGCTGCGGCTCTTCCTGCGCCGCGACGACTACGGTCGCTTCCTGTCGTGCCTCATCTACCTTCCGCGCGACCGCTACATGACGCAGGTACGCCAACGCCTCGAGCGGATCCTCGCGAGCGCCGTCGGTGGCGAGCCGACCGTCGACTTCACCGCCCGGGTCACCGAGTCGGTGCTGGCGCGGCTCCACTACGTCGTACGCCCGGAGCGGGGACACGAGATCGGCGAGCTCGACCGGGTCGCCCTCGAGCAGCGGTTGGCCGACGCGACGCGGTCGTGGGACGACGACTTCCGCCGCGCGATCGACGACGTGATAGGCGACGCCGCAACCACCGAGATCCTGCACACCTACGGCGACGCGTTCCCGGAGGCGTACAAGGAGGACTTCGGCGCCCGGACGGCCGTCGGCGACCTCCGCCGGTTGAAGTCCCTCACCACGCCGGGTGAGGTGGCGCTCGAGTACTACGCGCCCGGGGGAGCAGACGGCGGCGAGGGACGCCTCAAGATCTACCGATGCGGCGCACCGTTGTCGTTGTCGGATGTGCTCCCGCTGTTCCAGGCGCTCGGTGTCGACGTCATCGACGAGCGGCCGTACCAGATCCACGCACGGAGCACCGAGTCGTGGATCTACGATTTCGGCCTGCGTACGCGGGGCGGCGTGACCAAGGCCGACCTCGAGCTGTTCCAGGACGCGTTCCTGGCCTGCTGGGGCAAGGACGCCGAGGCCGACGGCTTCAACCGACTGGTGCTGGCCGCGGGGCTGACCTGGCGCCAGGTTGTGATCCTGCGTGCGTACGCGACCTACCTGCGGCAGGCCAATGCGCCGTTCAGCCAGACCTACATCGAGCAGTCGTTGCTCGGTAACGTCGAGATCGCCCGGCTGCTGGTCGAGCTGTTCGAGGCGCGCTTCGCGGTCGACCCGGGCAAGTCCGGTACTGCGGCGGTCGCGCCCGACGACCCGGACCGCAGGACGCGCATCGAGCAGGTCGAGAAGGAGATCGAGAGTGCGCTCGACGCGGTCGTGACCCTCGACGAGGACCGAATCCTTCGCGGCTATCGCAACCTCATCCGGGCGACGCTGCGGACCAACTTCTACCGCACGGGCGATGACGGCCGGGCCCGCCCGTTCGTCTCGCTCAAGCTGGAGCCGACCGAGATCGACGACCTTCCCGAGCCGCGCCCGAAGTACGAGATCTTCTGCTACTCGCCCCGCGTGGAGGGCGTCCATCTGCGCTTCGGCAAGGTCGCGCGCGGAGGACTCCGCTGGTCCGACCGCCGCGAGGACTTCCGTACCGAGGTGCTCGGTCTGGTGAAGGCGCAGATGGTCAAGAACACCGTGATCGTGCCGGTGGGTTCGAAGGGTGGCTTCTACTGCAAGGATCTGCCCGATCCCGCCGCCGACCGCGACGCCTGGCTCGCCGAAGGCAAGGCGTGCTACACGACGTTCATCTCGAGCATGCTCGACGTCACCGACAACCGGGTCGACGGCGTTGCCGTGCCCCCGCCGGACGTCGTGCGCTGGGACAGCGACGACTCGTACCTCGTCGTCGCGGCCGACAAGGGCACAGCAACGTTCTCCGACCTCGCCAACGAGATCTCCGCCTCGTACGACTACTGGCTCGGCGACGCGTTCGCGTCGGGCGGGTCGGTCGGCTACGACCACAAGGGCATGGGCATCACCGCCAAGGGCGCGTGGGAGTCGGTGCGCAGGCACTTCCGCGAGATGGGGATCGACTGCCAGCGCGAGGACTTCACCTGTGTCGGCATCGGCGACATGTCCGGTGACGTGTTCGGCAACGGCATGCTGCTCTCCGAGCACACCCGGCTGGTTGCGGCGTTCGACCACCGGCACATCTTCGTCGACCCGAACCCCGATTCCGCCACGACGTACGCCGAGCGACGTCGCCTCTACCACCTACCGCGCTCGTCGTGGGCCGACTACGACGCCTCGCTGATCTCCGACGGCGGTGGGGTGTTCTCGCGTACGTTGAAGTCGATCCCGCTGACCGCGCAGATGCGCGCGGCGCTCGGGATCGACGACGACGTGACCAAGCTGTCGCCCGCACAGCTGCAGAGCGCCATCCTGCGCGCACCGGTCGACCTGTTGTGGAACGGCGGCATCGGCACGTACGTCAAGGCGACCAGCGAGACGAACGACGACGTGGGCGACAAGGCGAACAACGCGATTCGCGTCAACGGTGCGCAGCTGCGCAGCAAGTGCGTCGGTGAGGGCGGAAACCTCGGCCTCACCCAGCTCGGTCGGATCGAGTACGCCCTGAACGGCGGGCGCATCAACACCGACTTCATCGACAACTCGGCGGGCGTCGACACCTCCGACCGCGAGGTGAACATCAAGATCCTGCTCGACGGTGTCGTACGTGCCGGCGGGCTCACCCGCGAGGGCCGCAACGACCTGCTGCCGACGATGACCGACGAGGTCGGCGATCTCGTGCTGCGCGACAACTACGAGCAGAATGTCGCGCTCGCGAACGCCGCCGCCGGAGCCGCGAGCCTGCTGCACGTGCACGCCGACTGGATCGGCCAGCTCGAGCGCGACGGGCTGCTCGACCGTGAGCTGGAGTTCCTGCCGTCGGACGAGGAGATGGCCAACCGCCGCTCCAACGGCAAGGGTCTGACCTCTCCCGAGCTGTCGGTGCTGCTCGCGTACACCAAGATCGTGCTCGCCGACCGGCTGATCGAGTCCGACATCGCCGACGACGCGTTCTTCCGCGGGCGGCTGTTCAGCTACTTCCCGACCGAGGTCAAGCACGAGTACCGCAAGGCGATGGCAGACCACCCGCTGCGGCGCGAGATCATCGTGACGGCGATCGTCAACGACCTGATCAACAACGCCGGAATCACGTTCTACCACCGCCTCGCGACCGAGACCGGCGTGTCGGTGGCGGCGCTCGCCCGCGCACACGCGATCGCCGCCGAGATCTACGGCGTCGACGGCATCCAGGCCGAGATCGACGAGCTCGACAACGTCATCCCCGCGGAGATGCAGACCCGGATGCGCCTCATCCTGCGAACGCTCACCGAGCGCACCTCGCGCTGGATGGTCAACCATCGCAGGCAGGTCGATGCCGAGGCGGCCGTCGACTACTTCGGCACCGACGTACAACGGCTGCTGCGCGAGATGCCGAACCTCCTCGTCGGACGCGAGCTGGACATCATGCGTGAGCGGGCGGAGCGGCTCACCGAGGCGGGCGTGCCCGATGCCCTGGCGAACCGCGTCGCATCCGTCGAACCCGCGTACGCGGCTCTCGGCAACGTCGTCACGGCGAAGTCGCACGACGTTTCCGCCGCGGACGTTGCGCGCGTCCACTTCCAGCTCGGTGACTCCCTCGGCCTCGACCGGCTGCTGCGTCGCATCTCGTCGCTCCCGCGCGACGATCGCTGGCAGACGATGGCGCGTGCCGCGCTGCGCGACGACCTGTACGGCGTGCACCACGACCTCACCGGGCGCGTACTCCGCGACACGCCGGCCGACCTGAGCGCGGCCGAGCGGGTCAAGGCATGGATCGAGCAGGAGACCGGCACCCTCGATCGCATCGAGGGCATGCTCGAGGACATCTGGGGCGAGGAGACACCCGACCTGGCGCGGTTGTCGGTCGGCATGCGGGTCGTGCGGTCGCTGCTCGGCTGAGCGCTCCCTAACGCCGCTCGAGGACGTCGGCAACGTTGCGTACGGTGAATGCGTCGATGAGCTCGTCGCTGACTCCTGCGTCGCGCATCCGTGGCAGGAACGACCGCGCGAGGTGGGTGTAGCCGACGCCGCCATTGGCGAGCAGCGAGCTTCGCAGGCAGACGTCGTGCGACAGCAGTACCCGGTCGGCGTAGCCCGCCTCGACGAGGTTGCGAACGAAACGGACCCGTTTGGCCTGCTCGTACTCCGACGTGTAGATGCCGAGCATGTCGAACTGCACGTACGCGCCGCGTTCGGCCAGCGCGACGTGGTACGCGGCGTCCGGTACCGAGTCGCAGTGGCCGACGATGACCCGCCGCGGGTCGACACCTTCATGCTCGAAGATGTCGAGCTGGGCATGGCCGACCGGCCACCGGGCAGCGTGGGTGGTGATCGCGACGCCGGTGCGGAGCTGGGCGCGGGCGGCCGCTCTGAGACACCTCTCCTCCAGGGCGCTCACGTACCACTTGTCGCACCCGACCTCACCGATGATCCCGGCACGAACATCGGTGCCGTCCACCCCGACCTCGATGTCGTGAACGATGACCTCGCTGAGCCCGCTGATGCTCGTGCGGTCGATCTCGTGCGGGGGCAGATACGGGTCGCGGTAGTAGCCCGACCCCATGACGACTGCGACGCCCGATCGTTCAGCGACCGTACGCAACGCCTGTGGGTCGCGGCCGAGCCCGCCGCTCGTGGTTTCGACGACGGACGCACCGCCTTCGCGTCTGAACTCCTCGAGCTCGAGTGCCATCAGGTCCGGGTCGTTGAGCAGCCCGTCGCCGCGGTACTCCGGCATCAGGTTGATGAACACGTGCTCGTGGGGAAGTGTGAAGCCGAGCTCGGAAGCGTCGATCGGGCCCGACACCGTCTCAATCACGTGCGTGTCACTCCTCTGCGTGGCAGGCCGTCAACGTACCAAGCACGTCTGCGGACAGTGGCGAGATGTCCGCGCCGAGGGTGCTCAACCAAGACCGAACGGACCCGCTCGTACAGGCGCGCTCGCCTGCTCCGATAGGGTCGCGCGCATGGGAGTGGGGATCAGCGTCGACCGGCTGACCATGCGGTACGGCGACCTGGTCGCCGTCGACGAGGTCACCTTCGACGTACGCCCCGGCGAGTTCTTCGGACTGCTCGGTCCCAACGGTGCTGGCAAGACCACGACGCTCGAGATGATCGAGGGACTGCGCAAGCCGGTGGGCGGCAGTGTCACCGTCGACGGCACCGCACCGTCCGGGCGCGATCCCGCGCTCCTGCGGCGGATGGGCGTCCAGCTACAGGCATCGTCGTTCTTCGAGCGGTTGACCGCGCGCGAACAGCTCGACACGTTTCGCCGGTTGTACGGCGTGGACGCCGAGCGCGTCGATGCGATGCTCGACCACGTCGGACTGGCCGACAAGGCCGACGTACGCACGGAAGACCTCTCGGGCGGTCAGAAGCAGCGGTTGTCCATTGCTTGCGCCCTGGTGCACGACCCGGACGTCGTCTTCCTCGACGAGCCGACCGCGGCACTGGACCCGCAGGCGCGTCGCAACCTGTGGGACCTGTTGCAGGGACTCAACGACTCGGGTCGCACCGTCGTCCTGACGACCCACTACATGGACGAGGCCGAGGAGCTGTGTGACCGGGTGGCGATCATCGACCACGGCCGCATCCTCGAGCTCGACACACCGGCGGCCCTGATCCGCAGCCTCGAGGCGCCGGTGCAGATCAGCCTCGTCCACGACTCGCTGCCTCGCGAACAGCTCGAGTCGCTGCCAGGGGTCGACCACGTCGGCCACGACGACGGGGCGCTGACGATCACGACGGCCGAACCCGCGGCCGTGCTCACCTGGCTCGCCGAGCGGGACGCACTCGACGGCCTGTCGGTCAAGGGCGCAACCCTCGAGGACGTCTTCCTCGACCGCACGGGCCGGGAGTACCGCGCATGAGCGGCGAGGGCGCAGCGGGCGGAGTGGACACCGCGAGGGACGACTTGTCTCCGTGTAGGGAGCGAGTAACGAGCGGCGAGGTCATCGGATGACGGGATTCGTCAGCCTGGCCACCGCGATGGCCAAGGGCTTCATCCGCGATCGGATGGCGATGTTCTTCGCGATCCTGTTTCCGTTGATGTTCCTCGTGCTGTTCGCCGGGTTGTTCAACGACGAGGGAGATGCGCCGAAGAGCTCGGTCATCCAGGTCGGCGATGTCGCGCTGCTCGATGACGCTCCGAAGCAGGCGAAGGAGTCGTACGACGAGGTGCTGGACATCTCGAAGTCCGACGACCTCGACGCGGCGATCGCCGACGTACGCGAGGGCGATGCCGACGCGGTGATCACCCAGCAGGGCGACACGATCCATGTCGACTACACCGCCGCCGACCAGGTCGGCGCTGCGACGCTGCAGGGCGTACTCCAGTCGATCGTGCAGAGCGCGAACGTACAAGCGACCGGTGAGCCGCCGACGTTCAACATGGAGACCGACCAGGTCGAGGACGAGTCGCTGACGACGGTCCAGTACATGACCCCCGGCCTGCTGGGGTGGGCGATCGCCATGGGAGCGACGTTCGGCGCGGCCGCGAACCTCGTGGTGTGGCGCAAGAACGGCATGTTGCGCCGACTTCGGCTCGCGCCGATCCCCACCTCGTCGATCGTGCTCTCGCGGGTGGTGGTGAGCATCGGGATCGCCGCGCTGCAGACCGTCATCTTCGTCTCGATCGCGAGCGCGTTCTTCGGGCTGCAGATGACGGGTGGCGCGTGGCTGTCGATTCCGTTGCTCGTCTGCGGCACGCTGTCGTTCATGGCGATCGGCCTGCTTGCCGGTTCGGTCTCGAAGACCGAGGAGGGCGCGACGGGCCTGGCGAACTTCGTCATCTTGCCGATGGCGTTCCTGTCGGGGTCGTTCTTCCCGCTCGACGAGGCGCCGGGCTGGCTGCAGGCGGTGAGCCAGGCGTTCCCGCTCAAGCACCTGAACGACGGGATGCTGGATGTGATGGTCCGCGGCGAGGGGGTCGCCGCGATCGTGGGTCCGTGCGCGTTCCTGCTGGCGATCGCGGCAGTACTCACCGCGATCTCGGCGCGGCTGTTCCGATGGGACGCCACGTAGGGTTCCGCCCCGGTTTGGGTCTATGTGGCATCGGTGGATACCTATTGGACCGATGCCACATAGACCCCACGTCGGGCGCCCACGGTGGGTCACACTCGGACGGGATCAGGCGCCGGTTCCTCGACCGAGTCACCCTCGTGGATCCCGAACCGTTCGTGGAACCGGCGCAGCGGTTTCGGCGCCCACCAGGTTGCCCGGCCGGTGAGCCGCATCGTGGCCGGCAGCAGCGCACCGCGGATCAGGGTCGCGTCGATGAGTACGGCGAGCGGCAGGCCGATTCCGAACGCCTTCATGAACGTGATGTCGGAGACCAGGAAGCCGAGGAAGACCAGTGAGATCAACACCGCCGCGGCCGTGACGATCCGCCCGACCTTCTCGAGGCCGAGCGCGACGGCACCGATGCTGTCGCCGCTGCGGTCGTACTCCTCCTTGATCCGCGACAGCAGGAACACCTGGTAGTCCATCGCCAGCCCGAAGGCCACCGCGAACAACATCACCGGCACCGTCGCGACCAATGCACCGGTCACCGTGAACCCGCCGAGCAGACCGGACAGGTGTCCGTCCTGGAAGATCCACACCAGCGCACCGAACGTCGCGGTGAGGCTCAACATGCTCAACGCCATTGCGATAAAGGGGAGTAGCGCGCTTCCAGTGAGCAGGAACAACAGCACGACCACCGAGATCGCCAGCGCCGCGCCCGCGACCGGCAACCGGTCGACCAGGGAGACCGTGACGTCGTGGTTGACCGCCGCCGCTCCTCCGACGTACGCCGTGCTCGGTGCGGGCACGTCGCGTACGTCCACGACGAGGTCGTCGAGCGCGTCCTGGTTGCCGGTCGACGGGACGACCGAGAGGTATGCCGCATCGCCGGACCGGAAACGCTCGCTGCCAGGACCGGGCTCCGCCGCGACGGCGCCGTCGACGTACGCGCCACCGGCGCCGTCGACCCGGGCGACGTCGTCGAGCTGCGACAGAGCGGCAGCGTAGCCGTCGAGATCGTCGCCGGCACCGGGTACGACGACACTCAGCGCGTTCTGCTCACCCGACTCGAAGTCGGTACGAATGGTGTCGGCGACCTGTCGCGAGCTCGCCGACTCGGGCATGGTGCGCTCATCGGCGGAGCTGAGTTTCAAGCCGAGGAAGGGCGCGCCGAGCGCGAGCAGGGCAACGACGACGACCGTGGCGATCGGTATCGGCCGACGCATCACGAAGGACGCGAGGCGGTGCCAGGCGCCGTCCTCGACACTCCGCTCCGTTCGCGACCGCCCGAAGCGGCGCTTCGCTACCCGGGGACCCGCGACCGCGAGCAGGGCCGGCAGGATCGTCAGCGATGTCAGCGCCGACAGCAGCGCGACGGCGATGCCCGCGTACGCCATGGAGCGCAGCGCAACCGGCGGGAACCACAGCAGCGTCGAGAGTGCGATCGCGACGGTGACCGAGGAGAACGCGACGGTCTTGCCGGCCGAGCGGACGGTGTTGCGCAACGCATCCGGAATCTCTCGGCCGCCGTCGATCTCCTCGCGGAACCGACTGACGATGAGCAGGCTGTAGTCGATCGCGAGCCCGAGTCCGAGCAGCGTCACGACATTCACCGCGATCACCGACACGTCGGCGACGCTCGCGAGCACCCACATCACTCCGAGGGTGAGCATCAACGTTGCGAACGCGACGATCAGCGGCAGGGTGGCGGCGACGACGCTGCCGAAGACGAGCAGGAGAGCGACGAGGGCGATCGGGAACGCGATCGCCTCGCCGATGGTCGCGTCGTGCGTGGACTGCTCGCTCATCTCGTGCTGCAGCATCGCGTACCCGCCGACCTCGATGTCGAGGGAGCCGTGTTCGCCCTCGTACCGCGGCGCGAGGTCGCCGATTCGTTTGTCGACCTCGGTGTCGTCGCCCGTGACGGTCGCCAGTACGAGCGCTTGGTCTCCGTCGGTGCTTCGCAACTGGTCGGGCTGTCCCGCGGTCCAGTACGACGTGACACCCTCGACGTACGGTTCCGCGGTGAGTTGCTCGACGAGCTCACTCGCTTCCGTTGCGGTCGTGTCGTCATCCACCGAGTCGGGAGAGTCGACGAGCAGTACGAGGTTCGACGGTCCCTGGCCGAAGTCCTCTCGCAGGATGTCCGCGGCGGTGGCGGAGTCCGCCCCGGGGTCGTCGAACCCGCCGCCCTTGAGCTTGTCGAACAATGTGGCGCTCGACGCGCCCGCCGCGAGCGCGACGATGAGCGCGATGACGAGAACCCTGCGCCGTCGTTGCAGCATCAGGTCGGATAGTCGTCCCAGCACGATATGTGTCCTCCGTATCCGGCCGGACCACGTCGTCCGGCGTTACAGACAAGACCCCCGCCGCGGGCTCGGGTGTGACATCTGTACGTGACCGAGACGCACCTCACAGCGGGGCGGACGTGCAGCTCGGCGTGGGCAGAGCACGGGTACGCGTCGTACAAGGCGCACTGACCGGCCGACGATCGACAGCGAGCCGGCATGCGCGCGACGGGGCGTCAGAGGTTGACGCCGCGCAGCTTGTCGGGATTGATGATGCCGTAGATCTCCTGGATGTGCTCGCCATCGGGTGCCAGCTCGACGAGCATGATGCCGTAGCTCTCGCCGTCCCCGGAGATGAGCACGCCTGGATCGCCGTTGACCTCGACCTGGCGGTACTCCAGCCCCGTGAAGTCCCCGCGCTCGACCAATCCGGCGATGAGCCGCCCGACCTTGTCGCGGCCGCTGACGACCTGTCGTGCCGCGCGTACGACGCCTCCACCGTCGGTCCACAGCGTGACGTCGGGCGCGAGCACCTCGAGCAGCGCATCGAGATTGCCGCCGAGCGTGGCCGCCATGAACCGTTCGGTGGCCGCCTTGCGAAGCTGAGGGTCGGCGTCGAACCGCGGTCGTCCGGCACGTACGTGCCCGCGGGCGCGATGGGCGAGCTGGCGTACGGCGGCGGGCTTGCGATCGAGGATGCGGCCGATCTCCGCGTAGTCGTAGCCGAATGTCTCGCGCAGGATGAACACCGCGCGCTCCAGCGGGCCGAGCGTCTCGAGCACGACGAGCAGCGCCATCGAGATGTCGTCGGCGCGTACCGCCGGATCCGCTGCGTCGGGTTCCGCTTCTTCGACGAGCGGCTCGGGCAGCCACGGGCCGACGTACGTCTCCCGCCGCCGTTGCGCTCGACCCAGCCTGCGCAGTGACTCGTTGACGGTCGTGCGGATCAGGTACGCACGCGGGTTCTCGACCTCGTCGCGCGACGAGGATGCCCAGGAGAGCCAGACCTCCTGCAGGACGTCCTCTGTGTCGGCGACGGAGCCGAGCATGCGGTATGCCACCTGGAACAGCGTCTGGCGGTGCTCGGTGAAGGCTACGGTCTCGGCGTCGAGATCCACCGGGTCGGATGGCATGGCGTTTGGTCCTCTCGCTCGTCGGCTGACACAAGGTAGACCCCGCACGACCGACGAATGTGACATCGACGGTACGTCGTTCGGTCAACTTCTCGGTTCACCCTCGCGACGCCGCGGTAGCGCGGTGCGCGCGAGCCACATCGCGACGACGAGCAGAGCGACGCCCACCAGCCCGTCCAGCCAGTAGTGGTTGGCCGTCACGACCACGACGAACAACGTCACGCCCGGGTGCAGCACCGCGAGCCAGCGCCACCGCGTACGCGTGCTGACCACGATGCCGACCGCGACGAGCACGGCCCACGCGACGTGCAGGCTCGGCATGGCGGCGAACTGGTTCGCGACGCCGGTGTGCGGCGAACCCGAGTACACGCTGAAGCCGAACAGCTGGCCGGTGTCGACCATGCCGAGCCGCGGGAGCATCCGTGGTGGGGCGAGCGGGTAAAGCAGGTGGCCGACGAGCGCGGCGCCGGTGAGCAGCACCAGCGAGCGTCGTACCCAGGTGTAGTAGGCCGGTCGACGCCACAGCATCCACACCAGGAACCCGATCGTGACGGGGAAGTGCGCGACCGCGTAGTAGCCGTTCGCGAAGTCGACGCCGGTCGGCCACACCTGCAGCAGGTGCGCCTGGATGGCGTGCTCGTCGGGGAGCCGCAGGAGCCGCTCGACGCTCCATACACTCGCCGCGTTGTCGAACGCGGTTCGGACGTTCTGGGCCGCCAGGATGCGGCCCAGGTTGTAGATCGCGAACAGACCGACGAGCCAGCCGAGCTCGTAGAGCAGGCGGCGCTGTCGCTGGGGTGCGGGTGCGGTGGACACAACCGATACGCTGCCCGCGATCCGGTCGAGTGCGCCTCCCGCGTACGAACGAGCGGGCTCCCCCTGGGGTGTGGCGTCGCGTACGTGCGCTGAGATGTCGCCCATTGCCCCTCCCGTCTGAGTGTGTACTCATCAAGAGGGGTGAGACGGGGGGTTTTGTGACACTACTCAGAGTGACGGCTGGCCTTGGATGTTTACCATGTTTACATGGTAAACGTACGCTCTGCTTGGCGAATTCGCCGTGCAAGGCGTACCTTTACCATGTTCACATGGTAAAGGTACAGCCCGGCACGCCTAACGCACGGGCACCAGCCCGATCGACGTCTGCCGGATCGTGCTGCCGTCCGCGTCGCTGCCGGTGACGCGCAGAGACAGGGCGCCGTCCGCGCGCATCGCGCGGGCCGGAGCACTCGCCCGGTACGCCGCGTCGCCCACGCGCCGTAACCGCAGCCGGTGCCAGCGCTTCCCGTCGTCCGACGACCACCACAGTCGCGCCCGAGCCATCCGCTCCGTCGCATCGGCGGTCTCGATGTGTCCGAACGAGAGATCGAGCGGCAGCCGCCTGGCCGTATCGGCATACCCACGGTCGTCCACCCGCGGGCCGTAGTCGACCGACAGCAGCGACGGGCTCGTCTGCCCGACATGCGTCGGATCGTCCGGTGGCGCAGAGCGGAACGTCCAGGTCGTATGAGATTCCGGTGCAGCTCCGACGGTGTCGGGTTCGAGTGTCCAGTCGTGTGTGAGACGGAATCGGCGAGCATCCGACGGAACCTCGAAGCGGCCGAAGGGACCGTCGTTTCGCCCGAGAACCTTCCCGCGTGCGTTGCGCAGCACGACCTTCGACTTCTCGTACGTCGCGCCCGCCACCTTGCCCGAGTGCTCACCGTCGCCGATGCCGACCTCGGCGATCAGCCGGTCCGTGGTCCGGGATGCGAGGACCGGGGCAACGTGCATGGCGGACGCGTACTCGCGCTCGAGTCGTGCACCGGGTGCGTACGACTGCGTCGCGCCGCACAGCGGCTTCATCGCGTCACCAGGCATGTCGATGCAGTCCTTCCACGCGACATCGGGGTCGGCCGTGACGAGGTCGACCTCGTCGGCCGGTAGATCGACCGCTCGCAGATGCGTGATGCCGACACCGCTTCTGGTGTTGATGAAGGTGCGATCGACCTCGGCCTCGCCCGGCGTACGATCG harbors:
- a CDS encoding ABC transporter ATP-binding protein gives rise to the protein MGVGISVDRLTMRYGDLVAVDEVTFDVRPGEFFGLLGPNGAGKTTTLEMIEGLRKPVGGSVTVDGTAPSGRDPALLRRMGVQLQASSFFERLTAREQLDTFRRLYGVDAERVDAMLDHVGLADKADVRTEDLSGGQKQRLSIACALVHDPDVVFLDEPTAALDPQARRNLWDLLQGLNDSGRTVVLTTHYMDEAEELCDRVAIIDHGRILELDTPAALIRSLEAPVQISLVHDSLPREQLESLPGVDHVGHDDGALTITTAEPAAVLTWLAERDALDGLSVKGATLEDVFLDRTGREYRA
- a CDS encoding phosphotriesterase family protein, with the translated sequence MIETVSGPIDASELGFTLPHEHVFINLMPEYRGDGLLNDPDLMALELEEFRREGGASVVETTSGGLGRDPQALRTVAERSGVAVVMGSGYYRDPYLPPHEIDRTSISGLSEVIVHDIEVGVDGTDVRAGIIGEVGCDKWYVSALEERCLRAAARAQLRTGVAITTHAARWPVGHAQLDIFEHEGVDPRRVIVGHCDSVPDAAYHVALAERGAYVQFDMLGIYTSEYEQAKRVRFVRNLVEAGYADRVLLSHDVCLRSSLLANGGVGYTHLARSFLPRMRDAGVSDELIDAFTVRNVADVLERR
- a CDS encoding NAD-glutamate dehydrogenase; the protein is MGDDVVSADELTTLVERYYQHVPADELADRSIDARRAAVESQLRLATDRPQGTCRVRAFTPTVEQHGWDAGGHVVVEIVAVDMPFLVDSVTSFLTRSDYGIDLVIHPQFVVRRDITGALTEVEVDTDELEEIDDSDPTRMRESWMHLELDEISDPGAMELIEEGLQRTLRDVAEIVEDWQKMESRARQIVDGFETSRPPIEQAEVAQAAQLLSWLADGHFTFMGYREYDLVQVDGVDGLRPVAGSGLGILRSDTDALGGVKELPEAAAAKARDKTLLIITKANSRSTVHRPVYLDYIGVKTFDKAGAVIGERRFLGLFTSSAYTESVTRVPVLKDKVKGVLKRLGFDTASHSGKALIDLLETYPRDELFQTPLDDLVPIANAVLHLQERRQLRLFLRRDDYGRFLSCLIYLPRDRYMTQVRQRLERILASAVGGEPTVDFTARVTESVLARLHYVVRPERGHEIGELDRVALEQRLADATRSWDDDFRRAIDDVIGDAATTEILHTYGDAFPEAYKEDFGARTAVGDLRRLKSLTTPGEVALEYYAPGGADGGEGRLKIYRCGAPLSLSDVLPLFQALGVDVIDERPYQIHARSTESWIYDFGLRTRGGVTKADLELFQDAFLACWGKDAEADGFNRLVLAAGLTWRQVVILRAYATYLRQANAPFSQTYIEQSLLGNVEIARLLVELFEARFAVDPGKSGTAAVAPDDPDRRTRIEQVEKEIESALDAVVTLDEDRILRGYRNLIRATLRTNFYRTGDDGRARPFVSLKLEPTEIDDLPEPRPKYEIFCYSPRVEGVHLRFGKVARGGLRWSDRREDFRTEVLGLVKAQMVKNTVIVPVGSKGGFYCKDLPDPAADRDAWLAEGKACYTTFISSMLDVTDNRVDGVAVPPPDVVRWDSDDSYLVVAADKGTATFSDLANEISASYDYWLGDAFASGGSVGYDHKGMGITAKGAWESVRRHFREMGIDCQREDFTCVGIGDMSGDVFGNGMLLSEHTRLVAAFDHRHIFVDPNPDSATTYAERRRLYHLPRSSWADYDASLISDGGGVFSRTLKSIPLTAQMRAALGIDDDVTKLSPAQLQSAILRAPVDLLWNGGIGTYVKATSETNDDVGDKANNAIRVNGAQLRSKCVGEGGNLGLTQLGRIEYALNGGRINTDFIDNSAGVDTSDREVNIKILLDGVVRAGGLTREGRNDLLPTMTDEVGDLVLRDNYEQNVALANAAAGAASLLHVHADWIGQLERDGLLDRELEFLPSDEEMANRRSNGKGLTSPELSVLLAYTKIVLADRLIESDIADDAFFRGRLFSYFPTEVKHEYRKAMADHPLRREIIVTAIVNDLINNAGITFYHRLATETGVSVAALARAHAIAAEIYGVDGIQAEIDELDNVIPAEMQTRMRLILRTLTERTSRWMVNHRRQVDAEAAVDYFGTDVQRLLREMPNLLVGRELDIMRERAERLTEAGVPDALANRVASVEPAYAALGNVVTAKSHDVSAADVARVHFQLGDSLGLDRLLRRISSLPRDDRWQTMARAALRDDLYGVHHDLTGRVLRDTPADLSAAERVKAWIEQETGTLDRIEGMLEDIWGEETPDLARLSVGMRVVRSLLG
- a CDS encoding ABC transporter permease; translation: MTGFVSLATAMAKGFIRDRMAMFFAILFPLMFLVLFAGLFNDEGDAPKSSVIQVGDVALLDDAPKQAKESYDEVLDISKSDDLDAAIADVREGDADAVITQQGDTIHVDYTAADQVGAATLQGVLQSIVQSANVQATGEPPTFNMETDQVEDESLTTVQYMTPGLLGWAIAMGATFGAAANLVVWRKNGMLRRLRLAPIPTSSIVLSRVVVSIGIAALQTVIFVSIASAFFGLQMTGGAWLSIPLLVCGTLSFMAIGLLAGSVSKTEEGATGLANFVILPMAFLSGSFFPLDEAPGWLQAVSQAFPLKHLNDGMLDVMVRGEGVAAIVGPCAFLLAIAAVLTAISARLFRWDAT